Within the Cyanobium sp. ATX 6F1 genome, the region TGGATCATGTCGAGCAGGTAGGTGAAGTCGATCCCCCACTTCTCGCGAGCCCCCTTGCGGAAGTGGACGATCACGAAGCTTTCATCTGCGGTGGGAATACTCCGAATCATGAAGGGGTTCGAGGTATCGACGGTGGAGACCCGCTGGAAGTTGATGTCGGTGCGGCTGAACTGCGGGCAGATGTGATTGATGTAATCGGGCATGCGGCGCAGGATCGTGTCCACCGTGGCCTCGGCCGAGTAGCCGCGCTCCTGGTTGTCACGGGCGATCTTCTGGATCCACTCCAGGTTCACGATCGGCACCACGCCGATCAGCAGGTCCGCCAACTTGGGCAGGTCGTAGCCCTCCCCAACCACGCCACCGTGCAGGCCCTCGTAGAAGAGCAGGTCGCTGTCGGCGGGGATGGTCTCCCAGGGGGTGAACTGGCCGGGCTGGAGGCTGGTGCCGAGGCGGGCGTTGTGCTCGGCAGCTTCCTCCACCGAGTGCAGGTAGTAGCGCTTCTGGCCGCTGCCGGTCTCGCCGTAGGTCTCGAAGAGTTCGGCGAGCTTGTCGAACAGGTTGGCCTCGGGGCCGAAGTGGGAGAAGTTTTCGCCATTGGCCACGGCAACGGCCATGGCTTCCTTCATCGGGCCCCGCTCGAAGCGGTGGTAGCTGTCGCCTTCCACCACGGCGGGATGGATGCCCTCGCGGGTGAAGATGTATTCGAAGGCACGCTTGACGGTGCTTGTTCCAGCGCCGGAGGAACCGGTGACAGACACAACCGGGTGACGCTTCGACATCGGAGCAAGGGGAGGAAAAGCGAATTCGAGTGTCGCAGATCGCCCGCCCGCCCCCGCTGCCGGCAGAGCTGAGCCGCCTTCAGAGCACCGCCAGCAGCTGCTCGCCCATGGCCTGGCAACCGAGCACCGTGGCGCCTTCGGCGGCCAGATCTCCGGTGCGGTAACCGGCCTCCAGCACCCGATCAACGGCACGCTCCAGATCGGCGGCAGCGGCCCCCTGGTGCAGGCCGATGCGCAGCAGCATGGCGGCCGAGAGCACCATCGCCAGCGGATTGGCCTTGTCGGTGCCGGCGATGTCGGGGGCGGAACCGTGCACCGGCTCGAACAGGCCTGGGCCTTCGGAGCCCAGGGAGGCCGAGGGCAGCATGCCGATCGAACCGGTGAGCATCGCCGCCTCGTCGCTGAGGATGTCGCCGAACAGATTGCTGGTCAGCAGCACATCGAACTGGCGAGGGTCCCGCACCAGCTGCATGGCGGCGTTGTCCACGTACATGTGGCTCAGCTCGACGGCGGGGTAGTCGGCGTGAATCGCCTCGACCCGATCGCGCCAGAGCTGGCTCACATCGAGCACGTTGGCCTTGTCCACCGAGCAGAGCCGGCCGCCGCGCTGGGCAGCCAGCTCGAAGCCCACCCTGGCGATGCGGTCGATCTCGTCATCGGAGTAGGCCATGGTGTTGAAGGCACGCACGTGGCCATCGGCCTCGACGCGGCCCTTGGGGGTGCCGAAGTAGATCCCCCCGGTGAGCTCCCGCACCACCAGCAGATCCACGCCTCTGATCACCTCCGGGCGCAGGCTGCTGGCGTCGATCAGGGCGCTCAGGATCTTCACAGGCCGCAGGTTGGCGAACAGGCCCAGGCCCGAACGCAGGGCCAGCAGGCCGGTCTCGGGGCGCTGTTCCCGGGGCAGGGCGTCGTACTGGTAGCCGCCGATGGCCGCCAGCAAAACGGCGTCGCTGGCGCGGCAGGCCTCCAGGGTGGCCTCGGGCAGGGGCACGCCGGTGGCGTCGATGGCGGCCCCACCCACGGGCTGCTCGTCGTAATCGAGCGCGAAGCCGTGGCGGGCGCTGACCGCATCCAGCAGCTGCCGGGCCACTGCCGTGATTTCCGGCCCGATGCCGTCACCGGGCAGCAGGGTGAGGCGGTAGCGGGTCATGGCAGGTAGGAGCGGCTGGCGGTTGCGTGGCGCGAAGCTACCCCAGCGGTGATGGCCCGCCGAGGCGGGCGGTCCTGGCTCAGCTTGCGTCGCGGCTCAGCTGGCGCAGGGTGCGTGCCATCTCCGGCAGCTTGTTGAAGGCGGCCGAGCAGCGCAGCCAGAGCCGGTTGGGGATCGCCGGGTAGCCGCTCACCACCTCACCGGCGGCCACCTCGCCGTGGATGCCGGATTTGGAGGAGGCGATCGAGCGGTCGCCCATCACGGCCTTGTTGGCCAGGCCCACCTGGCCGGCCAGGATCACGCCGTTGCCGAGGCGGGCGCCGCCGGCGATGCCCACCTGGGCCGCCAGGGCGCAGCCCTGGCCCGTCACCACCCCATGGCCGATGTGCACGAGGTTGTCGATCTTGGTGCCAGCGCCGATGCGGGTCTCCCCCACCGAGGGCCGATCGATCGTGCTGCCGCAACCCACCTCGACCCCCTCCTCAAGCACCACCAGGCCGGTCTGGGGCATCTTGCGCCAGCCGCTGGCGGTGGGCACGAAGCCGAAACCCTCCGACCCCACGACCGCGTTGGAATGCACCACGCAGGCGCGTCCCAGGCGGGAACCGGGGTGGAGGACGGCGTTGGCGTGGATCTCGCAGCCCTCCGCCAGCACCACGTCGTCGTAGAGCACCACGCCGGGGTGGAGGGTGGAGCCCTCACCCACCACCGTGCCCTCACCCACCACCACATGGGCCGCGATGGACACACCGGCGCCGAGGCTGGCACTGGGATCGACCACGGCGCTGGGGTGGATGCCGCTGGGCCGGGGCCTGGCTGGATAGAGCGCTTCGAGTGCCTCGGCAAAACCGAGGCGGGGGTTCTTCAAGGCCACCCAGGCCAGGCCGGCCGACGTCGCCTGCTCCTGCAGGGCCGGGTCGCTGGGGAGCAGCAGGGCGCCGGCGCCGCTGGCCGCCAGTTGGGCCGCCAGGCTGTGGCCCGCCTCCAGAAAACTGAGCTGGGAAGGGCCCGCCTGATCGAGGGCGGCGGCACCGGAGAGCTCGGGATCCGCAGCCAGATGGGGCTCACCGGCGGCGTTGCCGGGGCTGAGCCGGGCCAGCAGTTCACTGAAGCGCATTCCGCCGATCGCCAGCCGCGGCCGGATGGTAGGTCGGCCTCAGGCCAGGGCGGCGGGGGCGGTTAGCACCAGGTGGTCGCGGTGCACCACCGCAACGCCCACATCGGCGCCCAGGGTGCGCTGGAGCGTCTCACTGCTCTGGCCGATCACCAGGGCCAGCTCCTCACTGCTCAGGGCGCTCAGGCCGCGGCCGAGCTCGCGGCCATCAAGGGCCATCAGGCGCACGGCATCGCGGCGCTCGAAGCGACCATCCACCTGCCGGATGCCCACCGCCAGCAACGAGGCGCCGCGCTCCAGCAGGGCGCGCTCGGCGCCAGGGTCGATCCAGAGCTTTCCCTTGGGCACCAGGGCATGGGCCAGCCAGCCCTTGCGATCCGGCAGGGGTTCGGGGCTGGGCTGGAACACGGTGCCCAGGCTCTCCCCGGCCAGCAGGGCCTCGAGCACAGCCGGATCGCGGCCATCGGCCAGGCGCACGCGGATCCCACTGGAGGTGGCGATGCGGGCCGCCGCCAGCTTGGTGGTCATGCCTCCAGTGCCCCACTGGCCGCCGCCCGTGGCCACGCCGCTGAGCCGTTCCAGTTCCGCGAGGCTGCCCACCTCCTCGATCGGCTCGGCGTTGGCGTCGCGCCGGGGATCCCCTGAGTAGAGGCGGTCCACGTCGGTGAGCAGGATCAGCTCGTTGGCCCCCACCGCCACCGCCACCAGGGCCGAGAGGGTGTCGTTGTCGCCAAAGCGCAGCTCGTGGGTGGCCAGGGTGTCGTTCTCGTTGATGATCGGCACCACGCCCCAGGCCAGGAGCTGCTCCAGGGTGCGGCAGGCGCTCTGGTAACGGCGGCGGGAGGCGAGATCGCCGCGGGTCAGCAGCACCTGGGCCACCGTCTGGCCGTGGGCGGAAAAGGCGGCGTCATAGAGGCCCATCAGGCGTCCCTGACCCACGGCAGCGGCGGCCTGGAGCGCCGCCACCTCCTTCGGGCGCCCCGGCAGCTCCAGGGCGCGGCAGCCCAGCCCCACCGCACCGCTGGTGACCAGGGCCACGCTGTGGCCATCCGCGCGCTGACGGCTGAGGCTGGCGGCCAGATCAGCGATCACGGCGGCGGTGTCGCGCCCGGCGATCCCCCGCAGCAGGCTGGTTCCCACCTTGATGACACGGCGCACGGGCATCAGCCCAGTTCGCTGCCCACCCAGCGGGCCAGGCGGAGCTCGAAGTTCTGCAGCCGGTCGTGCTCGCAAGGCTGACCCACCGCGTTCACCGGCTTGACCAGCACCGTGTAGAGACCCAGCCGGTTGCCGGCCAGCACATCGGTGAACAGGCGATCACCCACCAGGGCCACCTGCTGCGGGGGCAGATTCAGCTCGGCCAGCACCCGGCGCAGGGCGCTGCGGCGGGGCTTGCCGGCGGAGGCGGTGAAGGGCACCCCGATCCGCTCGGCCACGGCGC harbors:
- the proB gene encoding glutamate 5-kinase codes for the protein MPVRRVIKVGTSLLRGIAGRDTAAVIADLAASLSRQRADGHSVALVTSGAVGLGCRALELPGRPKEVAALQAAAAVGQGRLMGLYDAAFSAHGQTVAQVLLTRGDLASRRRYQSACRTLEQLLAWGVVPIINENDTLATHELRFGDNDTLSALVAVAVGANELILLTDVDRLYSGDPRRDANAEPIEEVGSLAELERLSGVATGGGQWGTGGMTTKLAAARIATSSGIRVRLADGRDPAVLEALLAGESLGTVFQPSPEPLPDRKGWLAHALVPKGKLWIDPGAERALLERGASLLAVGIRQVDGRFERRDAVRLMALDGRELGRGLSALSSEELALVIGQSSETLQRTLGADVGVAVVHRDHLVLTAPAALA
- a CDS encoding YqeG family HAD IIIA-type phosphatase, which codes for MNLPQLLQPDWLASGTLAELSLERLLAVPLRALVLDVDRTLLPARRTELPAPIEAWLQRAQEHLELRLFSNNPSKARIGAVAERIGVPFTASAGKPRRSALRRVLAELNLPPQQVALVGDRLFTDVLAGNRLGLYTVLVKPVNAVGQPCEHDRLQNFELRLARWVGSELG
- the leuB gene encoding 3-isopropylmalate dehydrogenase is translated as MTRYRLTLLPGDGIGPEITAVARQLLDAVSARHGFALDYDEQPVGGAAIDATGVPLPEATLEACRASDAVLLAAIGGYQYDALPREQRPETGLLALRSGLGLFANLRPVKILSALIDASSLRPEVIRGVDLLVVRELTGGIYFGTPKGRVEADGHVRAFNTMAYSDDEIDRIARVGFELAAQRGGRLCSVDKANVLDVSQLWRDRVEAIHADYPAVELSHMYVDNAAMQLVRDPRQFDVLLTSNLFGDILSDEAAMLTGSIGMLPSASLGSEGPGLFEPVHGSAPDIAGTDKANPLAMVLSAAMLLRIGLHQGAAAADLERAVDRVLEAGYRTGDLAAEGATVLGCQAMGEQLLAVL
- the lpxD gene encoding UDP-3-O-(3-hydroxymyristoyl)glucosamine N-acyltransferase encodes the protein MRFSELLARLSPGNAAGEPHLAADPELSGAAALDQAGPSQLSFLEAGHSLAAQLAASGAGALLLPSDPALQEQATSAGLAWVALKNPRLGFAEALEALYPARPRPSGIHPSAVVDPSASLGAGVSIAAHVVVGEGTVVGEGSTLHPGVVLYDDVVLAEGCEIHANAVLHPGSRLGRACVVHSNAVVGSEGFGFVPTASGWRKMPQTGLVVLEEGVEVGCGSTIDRPSVGETRIGAGTKIDNLVHIGHGVVTGQGCALAAQVGIAGGARLGNGVILAGQVGLANKAVMGDRSIASSKSGIHGEVAAGEVVSGYPAIPNRLWLRCSAAFNKLPEMARTLRQLSRDAS
- a CDS encoding phosphoribulokinase, producing MSKRHPVVSVTGSSGAGTSTVKRAFEYIFTREGIHPAVVEGDSYHRFERGPMKEAMAVAVANGENFSHFGPEANLFDKLAELFETYGETGSGQKRYYLHSVEEAAEHNARLGTSLQPGQFTPWETIPADSDLLFYEGLHGGVVGEGYDLPKLADLLIGVVPIVNLEWIQKIARDNQERGYSAEATVDTILRRMPDYINHICPQFSRTDINFQRVSTVDTSNPFMIRSIPTADESFVIVHFRKGAREKWGIDFTYLLDMIHDSFMSSPTSIVVSGGKMGFAMELILTPIIHRMIEEKKKLA